The Sebastes umbrosus isolate fSebUmb1 chromosome 4, fSebUmb1.pri, whole genome shotgun sequence genome has a window encoding:
- the LOC119486835 gene encoding very long-chain acyl-CoA synthetase-like isoform X1 produces MIAWIVFAAVIFLVLLYRHPHFFQDVQHVRLKLDIKRRVAKYMQTNYSILDRFVDVVKLQPHKPFILFEGETFTYQDADELSNKAARVFLQTGLVKEGDTVALFLRNEPMFVWLWFGLMKIGCSAALLNYNIRSKSLLHCFNCSGAKTLVAAEELQDAVEEVLPSLLDQQVTVFTLADRCKTPDVESFKDKMSQASSAPLSKDLRSHLTLQSPAAYIYTSGTTGLPKAAVISHTKLWNISLVMTIAGMNSKDVLYISLPLYHTAAFLGLHAAVDKGITVALRSTFSVSQFWDDCRKYNVTVIQYIGETMRYLCNTPKKLNDRSHKVRLALGNGIRADVWRDFLSRFGNVQIREFYGATEGNFVLLNYIGKIGAIGRASFLLKRFYPYAVIKYDIDKGTPVRDSSGFCIEAAKGEPGLLVSEISMGAPFFGYVRDLQQTEKKRLHDVLKKGDLYFNTGDLLSIDEDNFFYFQDRVGDTFRWKGENVATNEVADVISLVDCIKEANVYGVKVPGQEGRAGMAAVTLSEGQRFDSAGVFKHVENSLPTYARPRFMRIQSSLDVTGTFKHMKVKLVEEGFNPNQITDPLYFLDERDKNYIPLTVDTFNSITSGKIKI; encoded by the exons ATGATTGCCTGGATAGTGTTTGCTGCTGTGATTTTTCTCGTACTTTTATACCGCCATCCGCACTTTTTCCAGGATGTCCAACACGTACGGTTAAAATTAGATATAAAGCGTCGTGTCGCAAAATACATGCAGACTAATTACTCCATCCTGGACCGGTTTGTAGACGTGGTGAAGCTGCAGCCTCACAAGCCCTTCATCCTCTTTGAAGGGGAGACTTTCACCTACCAGGACGCGGATGAGCTCAGTAACAAAGCAGCACGGGTTTTCCTGCAGACTGGACTTGTTAAAGAAGGAGACACGGTCGCTCTGTTCCTCAGAAACGAGCCGATGTTTGTGTGGCTGTGGTTTGGTTTGATGAAGATCGGATGTTCTGCTGCTTTACTCAACTACAACATCAGATCCAAGTCTCTGTTACACTGCTTCAACTGCAGCGGAGCCAAGACTCTGGTCGCAGCTGAAG AGCTACAGGATGCTGTGGAGGAGGTCCTGCCCAGTCTGTTGGACCAGCAGGTCACTGTTTTCACCCTGGCTGACAGATGCAAAACTCCAGATGTGGAGAGCTTCAAAGACAAAATGAGCCAGGCCTCCTCTGCGCCTCTATCCAAGGATTTAAGGTCACATTTAACCTTGCAGAGTCCAGCAGCCTACATATACACATCAGGGACAACAG GTCTCCCTAAAGCAGCAGTGATCTCTCATACCAAACTGTGGAACATATCTCTCGTTATGACTATAGCAGGAATGAACTCCAAAGATGTGCTTTATATTAGCCTTCCTCTCTATCACACCGCCGCCTTCTTGGGATTACATGCAGCTGTTGACAAAG GTATCACAGTGGCTTTGAGGAGTACATTTTCTGTATCTCAGTTCTGGGACGACTGCAGAAAATATAACGTCACTGTCATTCAGTACATAGGTGAAACTATGCGTTACCTCTGCAACACACCaaag AAACTCAATGATCGAAGCCACAAAGTGAGACTTGCGTTAGGCAACGGGATCAGAGCCGATGTTTGGAGGGACTTCTTAAGCAGGTTTGGAAACGTTCAAATCAGAGAGTTTTATGGAGCAACTGAAGGGAATTTTGTTCTGCTAAATTACATCGGCAAGATCGGAGCTATTGGCCGAGCCTCCTTCCTCCTCAAG AGGTTTTATCCATATGCTGTGATCAAATACGACATAGATAAAGGAACGCCTGTGAGGGATTCTTCTGGTTTCTGCATCGAGGCTGCCAAAG GTGAACCTGGACTTCTGGTATCTGAAATATCAATGGGGGCTCCGTTCTTTGGTTATGTGAGAGACCTGCAGCAAACTGAGAAGAAGAGGCTGCATGACGTCCTCAAGAAAGGAGACTTGTACTTCAACACTGGTGACCTGCTGTCCATTGATGAAGATAATTTCTTCTACTTTCAGGATCGAGTTGGAGACACTTTCAG aTGGAAAGGAGAGAACGTGGCTACAAATGAGGTGGCTGACGTCATCTCACTGGTTGACTGCATTAAAGAAGCCAACGTGTATGGAGTCAAAGTTCCAG GTCAGGAGGGGAGAGCTGGAATGGCTGCTGTTACTTTAAGTGAAGGACAGAGATTTGACTCAGCAGGTGTTTTTAAACATGTTGAAAACTCCCTGCCGACCTACGCGAGGCCACGTTTTATGAGGATTCAG AGCTCCTTGGACGTCACAGGCACGTTCAAGCACATGAAGGTGAAGCTGGTGGAGGAGGGATTCAACCCAAATCAAATAACAGACCCTCTCTACTTTCTGGATGAAAGAGACAAGAATTACATCCCACTTACGGTGGACACATTCAACTCAATTACATCAGGGAAGATCAAAATCTAA
- the LOC119486835 gene encoding very long-chain acyl-CoA synthetase-like isoform X2: MFVWLWFGLMKIGCSAALLNYNIRSKSLLHCFNCSGAKTLVAAEELQDAVEEVLPSLLDQQVTVFTLADRCKTPDVESFKDKMSQASSAPLSKDLRSHLTLQSPAAYIYTSGTTGLPKAAVISHTKLWNISLVMTIAGMNSKDVLYISLPLYHTAAFLGLHAAVDKGITVALRSTFSVSQFWDDCRKYNVTVIQYIGETMRYLCNTPKKLNDRSHKVRLALGNGIRADVWRDFLSRFGNVQIREFYGATEGNFVLLNYIGKIGAIGRASFLLKRFYPYAVIKYDIDKGTPVRDSSGFCIEAAKGEPGLLVSEISMGAPFFGYVRDLQQTEKKRLHDVLKKGDLYFNTGDLLSIDEDNFFYFQDRVGDTFRWKGENVATNEVADVISLVDCIKEANVYGVKVPGQEGRAGMAAVTLSEGQRFDSAGVFKHVENSLPTYARPRFMRIQSSLDVTGTFKHMKVKLVEEGFNPNQITDPLYFLDERDKNYIPLTVDTFNSITSGKIKI; this comes from the exons ATGTTTGTGTGGCTGTGGTTTGGTTTGATGAAGATCGGATGTTCTGCTGCTTTACTCAACTACAACATCAGATCCAAGTCTCTGTTACACTGCTTCAACTGCAGCGGAGCCAAGACTCTGGTCGCAGCTGAAG AGCTACAGGATGCTGTGGAGGAGGTCCTGCCCAGTCTGTTGGACCAGCAGGTCACTGTTTTCACCCTGGCTGACAGATGCAAAACTCCAGATGTGGAGAGCTTCAAAGACAAAATGAGCCAGGCCTCCTCTGCGCCTCTATCCAAGGATTTAAGGTCACATTTAACCTTGCAGAGTCCAGCAGCCTACATATACACATCAGGGACAACAG GTCTCCCTAAAGCAGCAGTGATCTCTCATACCAAACTGTGGAACATATCTCTCGTTATGACTATAGCAGGAATGAACTCCAAAGATGTGCTTTATATTAGCCTTCCTCTCTATCACACCGCCGCCTTCTTGGGATTACATGCAGCTGTTGACAAAG GTATCACAGTGGCTTTGAGGAGTACATTTTCTGTATCTCAGTTCTGGGACGACTGCAGAAAATATAACGTCACTGTCATTCAGTACATAGGTGAAACTATGCGTTACCTCTGCAACACACCaaag AAACTCAATGATCGAAGCCACAAAGTGAGACTTGCGTTAGGCAACGGGATCAGAGCCGATGTTTGGAGGGACTTCTTAAGCAGGTTTGGAAACGTTCAAATCAGAGAGTTTTATGGAGCAACTGAAGGGAATTTTGTTCTGCTAAATTACATCGGCAAGATCGGAGCTATTGGCCGAGCCTCCTTCCTCCTCAAG AGGTTTTATCCATATGCTGTGATCAAATACGACATAGATAAAGGAACGCCTGTGAGGGATTCTTCTGGTTTCTGCATCGAGGCTGCCAAAG GTGAACCTGGACTTCTGGTATCTGAAATATCAATGGGGGCTCCGTTCTTTGGTTATGTGAGAGACCTGCAGCAAACTGAGAAGAAGAGGCTGCATGACGTCCTCAAGAAAGGAGACTTGTACTTCAACACTGGTGACCTGCTGTCCATTGATGAAGATAATTTCTTCTACTTTCAGGATCGAGTTGGAGACACTTTCAG aTGGAAAGGAGAGAACGTGGCTACAAATGAGGTGGCTGACGTCATCTCACTGGTTGACTGCATTAAAGAAGCCAACGTGTATGGAGTCAAAGTTCCAG GTCAGGAGGGGAGAGCTGGAATGGCTGCTGTTACTTTAAGTGAAGGACAGAGATTTGACTCAGCAGGTGTTTTTAAACATGTTGAAAACTCCCTGCCGACCTACGCGAGGCCACGTTTTATGAGGATTCAG AGCTCCTTGGACGTCACAGGCACGTTCAAGCACATGAAGGTGAAGCTGGTGGAGGAGGGATTCAACCCAAATCAAATAACAGACCCTCTCTACTTTCTGGATGAAAGAGACAAGAATTACATCCCACTTACGGTGGACACATTCAACTCAATTACATCAGGGAAGATCAAAATCTAA